A genomic segment from Nicotiana tabacum cultivar K326 chromosome 9, ASM71507v2, whole genome shotgun sequence encodes:
- the LOC107809542 gene encoding dof zinc finger protein DOF5.3-like, with protein MDSSSAHHHHQEMSSQTLESMLVCTKQEQEKKPRPAAEQAQKCPRCDSTNTKFCYYNNYSLTQPRYFCKSCRRYWTKGGTLRNVPVGGGCRKNKRISSKRSQDQSLTNSPNNAISIITPTSYDSSSDLSQAFARLQKQANGNLGIEENDNMSMMYNNHGNNIAPSSFLDTLRGGFLETPNGFQYQNLYYGNIGSNENNMGQVQNGGIGVINNVNEEMGMNYDQEMSGGKIVKQEMCNIAREGENNRILWGFPWQINGEVNNMSDFEASNRQQNWINTGFGGSSWHGLLNSPLM; from the exons ATGGATTCTTCTAGTGCTCACCATCATCACCAG GAAATGTCATCCCAAACACTAGAAAGCATGTTAGTTTGCACAAAGCAAGAGCAAGAAAAGAAACCAAGGCCAGCTGCAGAACAAGCACAAAAATGTCCAAGATGTGACTCAACCAACACCAAATTCTGCTACTACAACAACTACAGTCTTACTCAGCCTAGATACTTTTGCAAATCTTGTAGAAGGTATTGGACCAAAGGTGGTACACTAAGAAATGTTCCAGTTGGTGGTGGCTgtagaaaaaacaaaagaatatcATCAAAGAGAAGCCAAGATCAGTCCTTGACTAATAGCCCTAATAATGCTATATCTATTATCACACCAACTTCTTATGATTCTTCAAGTGATTTAAGTCAAGCATTTGCTAGACTCCAAAAACAAGCAAATGGGAATTtgggaattgaagaaaatgataATATGTCAATGATGTATAATAATCATGGGAATAATATTGCCCCTTCTAGCTTTCTTGATACACTAAGGGGTGGATTTCTTGAAACCCCAAATGGATTTCAGTACCAAAATTTGTACTATGGGAATATTGGAAGTAATGAGAACAATATGGGGCAAGTACAAAATGGAGGAATAGGGGTGATCAATAATGTGAATGAGGAAATGGGAATGAATTATGATCAAGAAATGAGTGGAGGCAAAATTGTGAAACAAGAGATGTGCAATATAGCAAGAGAAGGTGAGAATAATAGAATCTTGTGGGGATTTCCATGGCAAATTAATGGAGAAGTGAACAATATGAGTGATTTTGAAGCTTCAAACAGGCAGCAAAATTGGATTAATACTGGATTTGGAGGTTCTTCTTGGCATGGACTTCTCAATAGTCCACTCATGTAG